The following coding sequences lie in one Bacteroides helcogenes P 36-108 genomic window:
- a CDS encoding FtsW/RodA/SpoVE family cell cycle protein: MDLLKSIFKGDKVIWIIFLFLCLISITEVFSAASTLTYKSGDHWGPITQHSILLMVGAVIVILVHNIPYKWFQVFPVFLLPLSIGLLAFVMLMGFATGDRVNGAARWMTFMGIQFQPSEIAKMAVVIVTAFILSKGQDEDGASPKAFKRIMIITCVVCGLILPENYSTGMLLFGTVYLMMFIGRIPARKLLILGGSILAFAVVFVTFLLATPNDTLEKIPMGHRFTTVKSRIADFTNKEKVPAAKFDIDGDGQVAHARIAVATSNVVGKGPGNSVQRDFLSQAFSDFIYAIIVEELGLVGGVIVVFLYVCLLVRVGRIAKKCDRTFPAFLIIGIALLLVTQALFNMMVAVGLAPVTGQPLPLISKGGTSTFINCAYIGMILSVSRYTARLDEQKTQEALAMPALTKAGNTESPAQPQSNDAQTAADPTAKVLNSDAEFE; the protein is encoded by the coding sequence TTGGATTTATTAAAGAGCATATTCAAAGGAGATAAAGTGATCTGGATAATCTTCCTCTTCCTTTGCCTCATCTCCATCACCGAGGTGTTCAGTGCCGCCAGCACGCTGACCTATAAAAGCGGTGACCATTGGGGACCTATTACGCAGCACAGCATCCTCCTCATGGTAGGAGCCGTCATTGTGATACTGGTGCACAACATACCCTACAAGTGGTTTCAGGTGTTCCCCGTATTTCTGCTGCCCCTTTCCATCGGCCTGTTGGCCTTCGTCATGCTGATGGGATTCGCCACCGGCGACCGTGTGAACGGAGCCGCCCGCTGGATGACCTTTATGGGCATACAGTTCCAACCTTCGGAGATAGCAAAGATGGCAGTAGTCATCGTCACCGCTTTCATCCTTTCCAAAGGGCAGGACGAGGACGGAGCCAGCCCGAAAGCCTTCAAACGCATCATGATCATCACCTGCGTGGTATGCGGACTCATCTTGCCGGAGAATTACTCAACGGGGATGCTTCTTTTCGGCACAGTCTATCTGATGATGTTCATCGGACGAATCCCCGCCAGAAAGCTGCTGATACTGGGAGGAAGCATTCTGGCCTTTGCCGTCGTGTTTGTCACCTTCCTGCTCGCGACCCCCAACGATACCCTCGAAAAGATTCCGATGGGACACCGCTTCACCACCGTAAAGTCGCGTATTGCCGACTTCACGAACAAGGAGAAAGTGCCCGCAGCCAAGTTCGACATAGACGGGGACGGACAGGTGGCACACGCCCGCATCGCCGTAGCCACCAGCAACGTGGTGGGCAAAGGGCCGGGCAACTCCGTGCAGCGTGACTTTCTGAGCCAGGCTTTCTCCGACTTCATATACGCCATCATCGTCGAAGAACTGGGACTGGTGGGCGGAGTCATCGTCGTATTCCTCTACGTATGCCTGCTGGTGCGTGTGGGACGCATCGCCAAGAAATGCGACCGCACTTTCCCGGCTTTCCTCATTATAGGGATAGCCCTGCTGCTTGTCACACAAGCGTTGTTCAACATGATGGTGGCCGTCGGCCTGGCCCCCGTCACAGGGCAACCTCTGCCGCTTATCAGCAAAGGAGGAACATCCACGTTCATCAACTGTGCCTATATAGGCATGATACTGAGCGTAAGCCGCTACACCGCCAGGCTGGATGAGCAGAAGACGCAGGAAGCCCTCGCGATGCCGGCACTGACAAAGGCCGGTAATACGGAAAGCCCCGCACAGCCCCAGAGCAATGACGCACAGACGGCAGCAGACCCTACTGCAAAAGTGCTGAACAGTGACGCGGAGTTTGAGTGA
- a CDS encoding penicillin-binding protein → MTRYFFVVLLMGLVGIAIVVKGAMIMFAERQYWQDVADRFVKENVTVKPNRGNILSSDGKLMASSLPEYRIYMDFKAGGEKKDTMLMNHLGEICEGLHHIFPDKSAAEFKRHLLNGRKKGSRNFLIYPKRISYIQYKEAKRLPVFNLNKYRGGFHEQAYNQRKKPFGSLAAQTLGRLYADTALGARNGIELAFDTLLKGRDGITHRQKVMNKYLNIVDLPPIDGCDVVSTIDVGMQDICEKALVDKLKEINASVGVAILMEVATGEVKAIVNMMKADDGNYYEMNSNAISDMLEPGSTFKTASIMVALEDGKITPDTEVDTGNGIMNMYGSKMRDHNWHRGGYGKINVTRILEVSSNVGVSYLIDKHYKDNPQKYVDGLKRMSIDQPLHLQIPGEGKPNIKGPKERYFAKTTLPWMSIGYETQVPPMNILTFYNAIANNGTMIRPKFVKAAVKDGEIIKEYPTEIINSKICSDRTLTQIREILRKVVSEGLAKPAGSKQFSVSGKTGTAQISQGAAGYKSGRVNYLVSFCGYFPSEAPKYSCIVSIQKPGLPASGGLMAGSVFGKIAERVYAKNLRFDLRSAIDSTTNVIPDVKSGDLNEALYALNALNIPTQHQLSREKGQNLWGHVQAAPSAVILQSQGKSPDAVPSVIGMGAKDAVYLLESKGLRVRLNGIGRVKSQSIAGGSKIVKGQTILLRMGN, encoded by the coding sequence ATGACCCGTTATTTCTTCGTCGTCCTGTTGATGGGACTGGTGGGGATAGCCATCGTCGTAAAGGGCGCAATGATTATGTTTGCCGAACGACAATACTGGCAGGACGTGGCAGACCGTTTCGTAAAAGAGAACGTGACCGTAAAGCCCAATCGCGGCAACATCCTTTCATCGGATGGCAAACTGATGGCAAGTTCACTGCCCGAATACCGCATCTACATGGACTTCAAGGCAGGTGGCGAGAAGAAAGACACAATGCTCATGAACCATTTGGGTGAAATCTGTGAAGGGCTGCATCATATATTCCCGGACAAAAGCGCCGCGGAATTCAAAAGACATCTTTTGAACGGACGGAAAAAAGGCAGCCGCAACTTCCTTATTTACCCGAAACGTATCTCATACATACAATACAAGGAGGCAAAACGACTGCCCGTGTTCAACCTGAATAAATACAGAGGGGGATTCCATGAGCAGGCATACAATCAGCGCAAAAAACCTTTCGGCTCATTGGCAGCCCAAACCCTGGGACGCCTTTATGCCGACACCGCACTGGGAGCCCGCAATGGCATTGAACTTGCATTCGACACCCTGTTGAAAGGACGGGACGGCATCACCCACCGCCAAAAGGTGATGAACAAATACCTGAATATCGTCGATCTGCCCCCGATAGACGGCTGCGACGTGGTATCCACGATTGACGTAGGCATGCAGGACATCTGTGAAAAAGCATTGGTGGACAAACTGAAGGAAATAAATGCCAGCGTAGGCGTTGCCATCCTGATGGAAGTTGCCACAGGAGAAGTGAAAGCCATCGTCAACATGATGAAAGCGGATGACGGAAATTATTACGAAATGAACAGCAATGCCATCAGCGACATGCTGGAGCCCGGATCTACCTTCAAGACCGCCTCCATCATGGTGGCGCTTGAAGATGGGAAAATCACTCCCGACACAGAAGTGGATACGGGCAACGGCATTATGAACATGTACGGCAGTAAGATGAGAGACCATAACTGGCATCGCGGCGGTTACGGGAAAATCAACGTAACCCGCATACTGGAAGTATCTTCCAATGTCGGCGTCTCCTATCTTATAGACAAACACTACAAAGACAACCCGCAAAAATATGTGGACGGATTAAAGCGCATGAGCATTGATCAGCCGCTGCACCTGCAAATTCCGGGTGAAGGAAAGCCTAACATAAAAGGCCCCAAAGAGCGCTACTTCGCCAAAACCACTTTGCCGTGGATGAGTATCGGCTATGAAACCCAAGTGCCGCCAATGAACATTTTGACTTTCTATAACGCCATAGCCAACAATGGAACCATGATACGCCCGAAATTTGTCAAAGCGGCAGTAAAAGACGGTGAAATCATTAAAGAATACCCCACAGAAATCATCAATTCCAAAATCTGCTCCGACCGCACATTGACGCAGATTCGTGAAATTCTGCGAAAGGTAGTATCCGAAGGATTGGCAAAGCCGGCGGGAAGCAAGCAGTTCTCCGTATCAGGAAAGACAGGCACTGCACAGATTTCACAAGGAGCTGCAGGCTACAAGTCAGGCCGTGTGAACTATCTGGTCAGCTTCTGCGGATACTTCCCTTCCGAAGCGCCTAAATATAGCTGCATCGTTTCCATACAGAAGCCGGGACTTCCTGCTTCGGGAGGTCTGATGGCAGGCAGCGTGTTCGGAAAAATAGCGGAAAGAGTTTATGCCAAGAACTTGCGCTTCGATCTGCGCAGCGCCATAGACAGCACAACGAACGTCATTCCCGACGTAAAGTCCGGAGACTTGAACGAGGCACTGTATGCACTGAATGCACTGAACATCCCCACACAGCACCAACTCAGCAGAGAGAAAGGACAAAACCTGTGGGGACATGTACAGGCTGCCCCGTCTGCCGTGATATTGCAAAGCCAGGGAAAATCTCCGGATGCTGTCCCCAGCGTTATCGGCATGGGAGCAAAGGACGCCGTATATCTGCTGGAAAGCAAAGGACTGCGCGTAAGACTGAACGGCATAGGACGGGTAAAAAGCCAGTCGATAGCAGGAGGAAGCAAAATAGTGAAAGGACAGACCATCCTGTTGAGAATGGGCAATTAA
- the murD gene encoding UDP-N-acetylmuramoyl-L-alanine--D-glutamate ligase translates to MSRIVVLGAGESGAGAAVLAKVKGFDTFVSDMSAIKDKYKELLNKHGIAWEEGHHTEELILNADEVVKSPGIPNDAPLILKLKEKGTPVISEIEFAGRYTDAKMVCITGSNGKTTTTSLIYHIFKSAGLNVGLAGNIGNSLALQVATEKHDYYIIELSSFQLDNMYRFRANIAVLMNITPDHLDRYDHCMQNYIDAKFRITRNQTPDDAFIYWNDDPIIKRELAKHGLKAHLYPFASVKEDGAIAYVEDGEIEINAPIAFNMEQEELALRGTHNLYNSLAAGISANLAGIEKEYIRKALSDFKGVEHRLEKVCDVRGIHFINDSKATNVNSCWYALQSMTTKTVLILGGKDKGNDYTEIEDLVREKCSALVYLGLHNEKLHGFFDRLGLPVADVQTGMKDAVDAAFRLAKKGETILLSPCCASFDLFKSYEDRGDQFKACARAL, encoded by the coding sequence ATGAGTAGAATTGTAGTATTAGGAGCCGGCGAAAGCGGCGCAGGAGCAGCCGTACTCGCCAAAGTGAAAGGTTTCGACACGTTCGTTTCCGACATGTCCGCCATTAAAGACAAATACAAAGAACTGCTGAACAAACACGGCATCGCATGGGAGGAGGGACATCACACCGAAGAACTGATACTGAACGCCGATGAAGTGGTGAAAAGCCCGGGCATACCCAACGACGCGCCGCTTATACTGAAGCTGAAGGAGAAAGGTACGCCCGTCATCTCCGAGATAGAGTTTGCCGGACGCTACACCGACGCCAAGATGGTCTGCATCACCGGCTCCAACGGAAAAACCACCACAACCTCACTCATCTACCACATCTTCAAGAGCGCGGGGCTGAACGTAGGGCTGGCAGGCAACATCGGCAACAGCCTCGCCCTGCAGGTAGCCACCGAAAAGCACGATTATTACATCATCGAACTGAGCTCTTTCCAACTGGACAACATGTACCGGTTCCGTGCCAACATCGCCGTGCTGATGAATATCACTCCCGACCATCTGGACCGATATGACCACTGCATGCAGAATTACATCGACGCCAAGTTCCGCATCACCCGCAACCAAACTCCGGACGATGCCTTTATCTACTGGAACGACGACCCCATCATCAAACGCGAGCTCGCCAAACATGGCCTGAAGGCTCATCTCTACCCCTTCGCTTCGGTAAAAGAAGACGGAGCGATAGCATACGTGGAAGACGGTGAAATAGAGATCAACGCCCCCATCGCCTTCAATATGGAACAAGAAGAGTTGGCATTGCGCGGCACGCACAACCTGTACAACTCGCTGGCCGCCGGCATCTCCGCCAACCTTGCGGGCATCGAGAAAGAATATATCCGCAAGGCGCTGTCCGACTTCAAAGGCGTGGAGCACCGGCTGGAAAAGGTGTGCGACGTGCGCGGCATCCACTTCATCAACGACTCCAAGGCCACCAACGTGAACTCCTGCTGGTATGCCCTGCAAAGCATGACCACCAAGACAGTGCTCATCCTTGGCGGCAAGGACAAGGGAAACGATTACACCGAGATAGAAGACCTCGTGCGCGAGAAGTGCTCCGCCTTAGTATACTTAGGGCTGCACAACGAAAAGCTGCACGGCTTCTTCGACCGCCTGGGGCTGCCCGTGGCCGACGTGCAGACGGGCATGAAAGACGCCGTGGATGCGGCATTCCGTCTGGCAAAGAAAGGCGAAACCATATTGCTCAGCCCGTGCTGCGCCTCATTCGACCTCTTCAAGAGCTACGAGGACCGGGGCGACCAGTTCAAGGCCTGCGCCAGAGCCTTGTAG
- a CDS encoding UDP-N-acetylmuramoyl-L-alanyl-D-glutamate--2,6-diaminopimelate ligase, with the protein MKLSDLLKTIQPVHITGSTDLEITGVNIDSRLIGAGHLFMAMRGTQTDGHAYIPAAIEKGAIAVLCEDLPKEQKSGITYVQVKDSEDAVGKVATAFYGDPTSKMELVGVTGTNGKTTIATLLYNTFRYFGYKVGLISTVCNYIDDQPVPTEHTTPDPITLNRLLGEMADSGCKYAFMEVSSHSIAQKRISGLKFAGGIFTNLTRDHLDYHKTVENYLKAKKKFFDDMPKSAFSLTNLDDKNGLVMTQNTRSRVYTYSLRSLSDFKGKVLESHFEGMLLDFNNHELAVRFIGKFNASNLLAVFGAAVLLGKKEEDVLVALSTLHPVAGRFDAIRSPKGFTAIVDYAHTPDALVNVLNAIHGVLEGKGKVITVVGAGGNRDKGKRPIMAKESARLSDRVIITSDNPRFEEPQDIINDMLAGLGKDDLQKTVSITDRREAIKAACMLAQPGDVILVAGKGHEDYQEIKGVKHHFDDKEELKAMM; encoded by the coding sequence ATGAAATTAAGTGATTTGTTGAAAACGATACAGCCGGTACATATAACCGGAAGTACGGATTTGGAAATAACAGGAGTGAACATAGACTCCCGCTTGATTGGAGCCGGACATCTGTTCATGGCTATGCGCGGCACACAGACCGACGGCCATGCCTATATCCCTGCTGCCATAGAGAAAGGAGCCATCGCGGTGCTTTGCGAAGACTTACCCAAAGAACAGAAAAGCGGCATAACCTACGTTCAGGTAAAGGACAGCGAAGATGCAGTGGGCAAAGTGGCCACCGCCTTCTACGGCGATCCCACATCCAAGATGGAACTGGTAGGCGTGACCGGAACCAACGGGAAAACAACAATCGCCACCTTATTATATAATACATTCCGCTACTTCGGCTATAAAGTGGGACTGATCTCCACCGTATGCAACTACATCGACGACCAGCCCGTACCTACCGAACATACCACGCCCGACCCGATTACCCTTAACCGTCTGTTAGGCGAGATGGCCGACTCCGGATGCAAATACGCATTTATGGAAGTCAGCTCCCACTCCATCGCGCAGAAACGCATCAGCGGGCTGAAGTTTGCCGGCGGCATCTTCACCAACCTGACACGCGACCATCTGGACTATCACAAGACTGTAGAAAACTACCTCAAGGCCAAGAAGAAGTTCTTCGATGACATGCCCAAGAGTGCGTTCAGCCTGACCAATCTGGACGACAAGAACGGCCTGGTAATGACGCAGAACACACGCTCGCGGGTATATACTTACTCTCTGCGCAGCCTCAGTGACTTCAAAGGCAAAGTGTTAGAATCTCACTTTGAGGGTATGCTGCTGGACTTCAACAACCATGAGCTGGCCGTGCGCTTCATCGGCAAGTTCAACGCCAGCAACCTGCTCGCCGTATTCGGCGCCGCCGTACTGTTAGGAAAGAAGGAGGAAGACGTGCTCGTGGCCCTCAGCACCCTGCACCCCGTGGCCGGACGCTTCGACGCCATCCGTTCGCCGAAGGGCTTCACCGCCATCGTGGACTATGCCCATACCCCGGACGCGCTGGTCAATGTACTGAATGCCATTCACGGAGTGCTTGAAGGCAAAGGGAAAGTGATCACCGTAGTAGGAGCCGGCGGCAACCGCGACAAGGGCAAACGTCCCATCATGGCCAAAGAATCCGCCCGCCTGAGCGACCGTGTCATCATCACTTCCGACAATCCCCGCTTCGAGGAGCCGCAAGACATCATCAATGACATGCTTGCCGGACTCGGAAAGGACGACCTGCAGAAGACCGTCAGCATCACCGACCGCCGCGAAGCCATCAAAGCCGCCTGCATGCTGGCACAGCCGGGAGACGTCATCCTCGTGGCCGGAAAGGGACACGAAGACTATCAAGAGATAAAGGGAGTGAAGCATCACTTCGATGATAAAGAAGAGTTAAAGGCCATGATGTGA
- the mraY gene encoding phospho-N-acetylmuramoyl-pentapeptide-transferase, producing MLYYLFQWLDKYDVPGAGMFGYTSFRALMAIILSLLISSIWGDKFINLLKRKQITETQRDASIDPFGVNKVGVPSMGGVIIIFAILIPCLLLGRLDNVYMVLMLITTVWLGSLGFADDYIKIFKKDKEGLHGKFKIIGQVGLGLIVGLTLYLSPQVVIRENIEIQKPDGQIEVIHAAKEIKATQTTIPFFKSNNFDYLELVGFMGEHAQTAGWILFVIVTIFVVTAVSNGANLNDGMDGMAAGNSAIIGLTLGILAYVSSHIEYAGYLNIMYIPGSQELVIFICAFIGALIGFLWYNAYPAQVFMGDTGSLTIGGLIAVYAIIIHKELLIPILCGIFLVENLSVILQRVYYKAGKRKGVKQRLFKRTPIHDHFRTGMNLIEPGCNVVFTKPTQLFHESKITVRFWIVTIVLAAITIITLKIR from the coding sequence ATGTTATATTACTTATTCCAATGGTTAGACAAATACGACGTTCCCGGTGCGGGAATGTTCGGCTATACATCATTCCGGGCATTGATGGCTATCATACTGTCCTTGCTGATATCGAGTATCTGGGGTGACAAGTTCATCAACCTGCTGAAGCGGAAACAGATTACCGAGACACAGCGCGATGCCAGCATCGACCCGTTCGGGGTGAACAAGGTAGGCGTTCCCAGCATGGGAGGTGTCATCATCATATTCGCCATCCTCATCCCCTGCCTGCTGTTAGGCAGACTGGACAATGTCTATATGGTGCTGATGCTTATCACAACAGTATGGCTGGGCTCGCTGGGCTTTGCAGACGATTACATCAAGATATTCAAGAAAGACAAAGAAGGGCTGCACGGCAAGTTCAAAATCATCGGGCAGGTGGGCCTGGGGCTCATCGTGGGGCTCACTCTCTACCTCAGCCCGCAGGTAGTCATCCGCGAAAACATAGAAATACAAAAGCCGGACGGACAAATAGAGGTGATACACGCCGCCAAGGAAATCAAAGCGACGCAGACCACCATACCTTTCTTCAAGAGCAACAACTTCGACTATTTAGAGCTTGTGGGATTCATGGGCGAGCATGCGCAGACGGCGGGATGGATATTGTTCGTCATCGTCACCATCTTCGTGGTGACGGCCGTGTCCAACGGGGCCAACCTGAACGACGGCATGGACGGCATGGCCGCGGGAAACTCCGCCATCATCGGACTGACCTTGGGCATACTGGCCTACGTGTCCAGCCACATAGAATACGCCGGCTATCTGAACATCATGTACATTCCCGGCTCACAGGAACTGGTAATCTTCATCTGCGCCTTCATCGGCGCGCTCATCGGCTTTTTGTGGTACAACGCCTATCCGGCGCAGGTATTCATGGGCGATACGGGCAGCCTGACCATCGGAGGGCTCATCGCCGTATATGCCATCATCATCCACAAAGAGCTGCTGATACCCATCCTTTGCGGCATCTTCCTGGTGGAGAACCTGTCGGTCATCCTGCAACGGGTATATTATAAGGCCGGAAAGCGGAAAGGGGTGAAACAGCGCCTCTTCAAGCGGACACCGATACACGACCACTTCCGCACCGGCATGAACCTGATAGAGCCCGGCTGCAATGTAGTGTTCACAAAGCCTACACAACTGTTCCACGAGTCAAAGATCACCGTCCGCTTCTGGATTGTAACCATCGTACTGGCGGCGATAACGATTATAACATTGAAGATAAGATAA
- the murC gene encoding UDP-N-acetylmuramate--L-alanine ligase: protein MNIETIKSVYFVGAGGIGMSALIRYFLSKGKAVAGYDRTPSELTERLTAEGAQIHYEENSSLIPEVCKDRNSTLVVYTPAVPQQHTELAYFRDNGFEVHKRSQVLGIITRSSKGLCVAGTHGKTTTSTMAAHLLHQSHVGCTAFLGGISKNYGTNLLLSQSSPYTVIEADEFDRSFHWLSPWMSVITATDADHLDIYGTKEAYLESFRHYTTLIRPGGALIIHKGLELQPDVQPGVTTYTYSRNEGDFHAENIRIGGGEIFIDFVAPDTRINDVRLGVPVGINIENGIAAMALAHLSGATDEEIKRGMASFRGVDRRFDFKLKTDETVFLSDYAHHPAEIAQSVKSIRELYQDKKITAIFQPHLYTRTRDFYKDFADSLSLLDEVILTEIYPAREQPIPGVSSKLIYDNLRPGIEKCICRKEDILKLLAEKHIEVLIVLGAGDMDNYTPQITELLKQRLNDTKAGAGKSEAKAGQSEAEV, encoded by the coding sequence ATGAATATAGAGACAATCAAATCCGTTTATTTTGTCGGCGCCGGAGGCATCGGAATGAGTGCCTTGATCCGCTACTTCCTCTCCAAAGGAAAAGCAGTGGCAGGCTATGACCGCACACCAAGCGAACTGACCGAACGCCTGACAGCAGAAGGCGCGCAGATACACTACGAAGAAAACAGCAGCCTTATCCCCGAAGTCTGCAAAGACCGGAACAGCACCTTGGTAGTCTATACCCCCGCCGTCCCTCAACAGCACACCGAACTGGCTTACTTCCGCGACAACGGCTTTGAGGTACATAAACGCTCACAAGTATTGGGCATCATCACCCGCAGCAGCAAAGGACTCTGCGTGGCCGGCACACACGGCAAAACAACCACCAGCACGATGGCAGCGCATCTGCTGCATCAGTCGCATGTGGGCTGTACCGCCTTCCTCGGAGGCATCTCAAAGAACTACGGAACCAATCTGCTGCTTTCTCAAAGCAGCCCCTACACCGTAATCGAGGCAGACGAGTTTGACCGTTCCTTCCACTGGCTGTCTCCCTGGATGAGTGTCATCACCGCCACAGACGCCGACCATCTGGACATCTATGGAACCAAAGAAGCTTATCTGGAAAGCTTCCGGCACTACACCACACTTATCCGGCCCGGAGGCGCCCTGATCATTCACAAGGGACTGGAATTGCAGCCCGATGTACAGCCGGGCGTGACTACCTACACATATTCGCGGAATGAAGGAGACTTTCACGCCGAAAATATCCGCATCGGAGGAGGTGAAATCTTCATAGACTTCGTGGCCCCGGACACCCGCATCAATGACGTCCGGCTCGGCGTACCCGTCGGCATCAATATAGAGAACGGCATAGCAGCCATGGCTCTGGCCCACCTAAGCGGAGCCACGGACGAAGAAATCAAACGTGGCATGGCGAGCTTCCGTGGAGTGGACCGCCGTTTCGACTTCAAGCTGAAGACCGACGAAACAGTATTCCTCAGCGACTATGCCCACCACCCGGCCGAAATAGCCCAGAGTGTGAAGTCCATCCGCGAACTGTATCAGGACAAGAAGATCACCGCCATCTTCCAGCCCCACCTCTATACCCGCACCCGTGACTTCTACAAGGACTTTGCCGACAGCCTCTCCCTGCTGGACGAAGTGATTCTGACGGAAATTTATCCGGCACGCGAGCAGCCCATCCCCGGCGTCAGCAGCAAACTGATCTACGACAACCTGCGTCCGGGCATCGAAAAGTGCATCTGCCGGAAAGAAGATATCCTGAAGCTGCTTGCCGAGAAGCACATCGAGGTGCTGATAGTGTTGGGAGCCGGCGACATGGACAACTACACGCCCCAAATAACAGAACTCCTGAAGCAGAGGCTTAATGACACAAAAGCCGGGGCAGGGAAGTCTGAAGCCAAGGCAGGGCAGTCTGAAGCCGAAGTTTAG
- the murG gene encoding undecaprenyldiphospho-muramoylpentapeptide beta-N-acetylglucosaminyltransferase, with product MDNSISSSEATPRPTGKGVRLIISGGGTGGHIFPAISIANAIKELRPEADILFVGAEGRMEMQRVPDAGYKIVGLPIAGFDRKHLWKNFSVLIKLLRSQWKARSIIKKFRPQAAVGVGGYASGPTLKTAGMMGIPTLIQEQNSYAGVTNKLLAKEARKICVAYEGMEKFFPAEKIIMTGNPVRQNLTGHSIPRREAAACFGLNPDKKTILILGGSLGARTINETMTTGLETVRNHPDVQFIWQTGKIYINRVKEAITAATGEAVRHPHINAIPNLYVTDFIKDMTSAYAAADLVISRAGAGSISEFCLLHKPVILIPSPNVAEDHQTKNALALADKGAAIHMKDEDAGNELIPLALATIADDAKLKSLSENIAKLALPDSATMIAKEVLKMIEDK from the coding sequence ATGGACAACTCTATAAGCAGCAGTGAAGCTACGCCCCGCCCCACGGGGAAAGGAGTGAGACTCATCATCAGCGGCGGCGGAACGGGCGGGCATATATTCCCCGCAATCTCCATAGCCAATGCCATAAAGGAACTCCGCCCCGAAGCAGACATCCTCTTTGTAGGAGCCGAAGGAAGAATGGAAATGCAGCGCGTGCCCGACGCAGGATATAAAATCGTAGGCCTGCCCATAGCCGGATTTGACCGCAAGCATCTATGGAAGAACTTCTCCGTGCTCATAAAACTGCTACGCAGCCAATGGAAGGCACGCAGCATCATCAAGAAATTCCGCCCGCAAGCAGCAGTAGGTGTAGGGGGCTATGCCAGCGGCCCTACCCTGAAAACGGCCGGCATGATGGGCATCCCCACCCTGATACAAGAACAGAACTCATACGCAGGCGTCACCAACAAACTGCTTGCAAAGGAAGCCCGCAAGATTTGTGTGGCATACGAAGGCATGGAGAAGTTCTTCCCTGCCGAAAAGATCATCATGACCGGCAACCCGGTACGCCAAAACCTGACAGGGCATTCCATCCCACGCCGGGAAGCCGCAGCCTGCTTCGGACTGAACCCGGACAAGAAGACAATCCTTATACTGGGCGGCAGCCTCGGCGCACGCACCATCAACGAAACCATGACCACGGGGCTGGAGACCGTGCGCAACCACCCGGACGTGCAATTCATCTGGCAAACAGGGAAAATCTACATCAACCGGGTAAAGGAAGCCATCACCGCCGCTACGGGAGAAGCGGTGAGACATCCGCATATCAACGCCATCCCCAACCTGTACGTAACGGATTTCATCAAAGACATGACAAGCGCATACGCCGCCGCCGACCTGGTGATTTCACGGGCAGGGGCCGGTTCCATCTCCGAATTCTGCCTGCTGCACAAGCCGGTCATACTGATTCCTTCGCCCAACGTTGCCGAAGACCATCAGACCAAGAACGCACTGGCACTGGCCGATAAGGGCGCAGCCATCCACATGAAAGACGAGGATGCCGGAAACGAGTTGATACCTCTGGCATTGGCAACCATTGCCGATGACGCAAAGCTGAAAAGCCTGAGCGAAAACATCGCCAAGCTGGCACTGCCCGACTCGGCCACGATGATTGCCAAAGAAGTGCTGAAGATGATTGAAGACAAATAA